In Arvicanthis niloticus isolate mArvNil1 chromosome 11, mArvNil1.pat.X, whole genome shotgun sequence, the genomic window TCATTGGGTTGCTTATGAGGCATGGGTAAGGGTTTGTTTACGACAGGAGTATGAGAATCTTACCAGTAACTACCTCAGTGGACAGTGTTCTCTCAATCATTGTGAATAGTCCTTAGGAAGGTATAGGAATCTGTGAGCCCTTTTCCTTCCATGatagaatatcttttttttttttttttttttttttgagacagagtctcatgatatagccctggctaccctggaacattctatgtagaccaggctggcctcaaactcacagaaatccgcctgcttctatctcctgagacagaagcagagacctacctgtctctgcctctagagtgctgggattaaaggtgtgccccaccatggatggcttttttctccttttggtgTGTGCATTAGTTAGTTTCTGTTATGACACACCATGGCCAAAAAGGACTTGGAAGGGGAGAGGGTTTATTTCTTACAGCTTTCCATTTATAgtgagggaaatcaaggcaggcactgaagcagaTGGAggagctgctcactggcttgctctccatacTTGCTTAATCTGCTTTGATATCCAACCCAGGAGGACTTGCTCTCAGGAGTTGTGGGCTAGGCACCGCCCACGGTGGCtaggccctctcccatcaatcactaatgaagaagtttccccacagacttgcctccAGTCAGTCTGATGGGGGCATTCTCTCAATTGAGGTCcccctttcagatgactctagaacATTAGTTCTCAACCCTCCGagtgctgccaccctttaatgcAGTCTCCTCACGGTGTGGTAACCCCCTACCATAAAgtcatttttgttgctgcttcatggCTGTgatttgctactgttacgaatcataatgtaaatacctgtgtttctGATGGTCTCAGGCAGCCCCGTAAAAGGGCTGGTCACCTCCAGAGCAGGCtcgacccacaggctgagaaccactgctctggctTATGTCCAGTTGACAACAAGTTAATCAGGATCATATGCTTGGTGATGGTTTTTTCAGTGATGAAGTGAGAAACCGGGCAGCAGGTTCTGAGCCATGCTGTCTTCCTCCGGAGACCTCAGTTTTGTTCCTCCTAGCAAGCAGCTAGCACACAAGCAGCTTGGGAGGTCTTGGGTATGGCCCTTGTCCAGTCACAAGTTTGGAGGTTTTGGGGACAGGTCTACCTCTGCTTTTATAACCATCAGCAGTTTCTTGTATATAATTTCTTAGACCCAGCCACACATGTGCAGTTCTGGACTTGGCAAGTGCCAGATTGTATGCTGACGTGGACTCCCTTTCTTGTGGGATCTTGGCTACTGTGCTAGCAGTGGTCTTCAGTTATCTCCTTGAAAGTAGGCCTTGGAGTGTagatcagcaagtgctctgagGAAGGGGAGAACTTCAGGAAAGCCAGCTTCTtcaaaagcttttctttctttttcttctcagtcCTGTTTGGATTTTCTCTAGTATCTTCAGATCATTTTCTACAGTGCCATTACTGTTACTCAGTCAGATGGCGGCAGAGACTGCGGTACTCCTGTAGTAACCAGTCATTACTGTTACTCAGTCAGATGGCGGCAGAGACTGTGGTACTCCTGTAGTAACCAGTCATTACTGTTACTCAGTCAGATGGTGGCAGAGACTGCGGTACTCCTGTAGTAACCAGTCATTACTGTTACTCAGTCAGATGGTGGCAGAGACTGCGGTACTCCTGTAGTAACCAGTCAGATTTGCTTCGTATCTTGTAGGTTGAAGAATCTTCTGCCAAAGAAGATCCAAGCCAAACAGTGATTAGTGAGCAGGAAGATCTGGAAAGGCAGTGGAGAAACGTGAAAGCCATTCTGCAGGCCTATCGCTTTACAGGTAGGACTTTGTTCTCATCTGATTGCTTCTGAGTTAGTTAGTTGGCTAGACTTAGTTCCTCAGAACTTACTTGCACACACTGCCATACATACACAAGCTGACATGCTGGTTTCTAGGCCTATCTACCTATAAGATCCACCTCTTATAGGTAGTATAGACAGTAAAAGATGGGTGGTTGGTGGCTGGCTGGAGCCATTTCTCTTCACAATCGTTTGTTAGACCCTCTGCTAGAACTTTAACTGCTTGCCTGAGTTACAGTCATGGTTATAGTTAGAACATCAGATCTCTGTTTCATCATAAATAGAAATTTGTTCTTCATCTATGCCACAGAGAACTGTGGGGAAAACTGGAGACTCACATAAAACTGGAGACTCTAACTCAGGGAATAAAAAGAATACACAGagtaaaattttctaatttttccctCAATTTCATATCTAGGGtatcttctctcttccccatccATCTGTACTTTTTAATAGCTCAGGTTTGTGTGAACCAGTCAGGAGGAGCGTCTGATGCTATTCATTTGAGCAGCATTTGTGCACACTGTGTCTGTACACCAAGCCTTGTGCAAGGTTACTGGGATGCCAGACGGCAGCCCACGACCTTTTGTCTGACGTTTGAGAGGTGTGGCTCACTGTTTGCCTAGGGCTCAGCGGGAAGCTGACCAGTCGTGGAGTCTGTGTGTCCATCAGCACCGCCTTCGAGGGGAGCCTACTAGAGTCCTACTTTGTGGACCTCGCCATAGAGAAACCAGTCCGGATCCATCACCATTCCATCCCAGCCTTCATCCCTCTGGAAAAGATAGCCACAGCTCACCTACAGACTGATATTCAGCGCTTCctgtttagtctctgggagtacCTAAATGCCTACGCGGGAAGGAAGTACCAGGCAGACCAGCTTGAGGTATTTGTGTAGGGATTTTTGTATCTAATTGTATTGCCCATGACAGACTTCAAAGGAACGTGCTTTCTTAAAGAAGGCTCATTTATTTGTGAGATAGAGTTCTTTAATCCTAGCTGTATATGTGGCCCAGGGTGGTCTTGCATTTGAGCCAAtataccagcctctgcctcctaaatgcttgggattacaaatgtgtgccaacattgctggttttatttttaatacatttatttttgccAAGGTTAGAGATTAGAGGCCCTATGTATGCTGGGAAAGCACTCTGCCACTACAGCTACAGCCCCAATGCTGACCCAGAAGTCTGTCCATTACATTTCTTtactctggttggttggctggttggctagCTAGTTTGAAATAGGTGTTCgctctgtagcccatgctggcctggaacttactgtgaaGTCCCAGCCACTCTCAGACTCAAGagcagtcttcctgccttggcatCAGGGGTGATTATGGGCATCTGTCACCACATCCAGCCTGTCCACTCACTTTCTAGTACTTGTTTCTTATCCGCAAGTGATTTCCCTCTCTTCATTTCCCACCCTTTTGCAACTCTCAGTGATGCTGAAGAGCGGGGCCTGTTGCAGGACCACAGTCCTAATGTCAATCCTCACACTTTTATAACAACATGGACAGTTTCCATGCTGCTAATTCAGCAGGGATTTTGAACTCTGATGTCATAAGTACAGGTATCCAGTACCACAGAGGACTGAGCTCTTGCCTGCCTTCTCATGAGTGGAAACCCTAGCAGTAAATACAAAGGAAATACATGGCTCGAGCTGAGcagctccaccactgcccaggcatCAGTTAAACAAAACGTCTTTCCATACAAGACAGTCTTGGTGAAACTTGGCAGAAATGGTATCTCCTTCTACCTGTTCCCTGGTCATCCCCTGGAAGTGCTTCCTGCCAGACTCTTGGTggcctttgtctctctcattgagACAAAGTGTTGTGTGGGGTCAGGCTGGAGAGGTCACCCCACACCGCAAGGTGCTTCTGGAGCAGTAACCACCTTCTCCATCGTTCCCTGGTAGAGTGACTTCTGCGCTTTCCTCACGGGACCTTTGCAGAGATACGCCCCGTGCAACATGCTGTCATTCACCTATAAAGTGGAGCATGGACACCAGATCTTCTCCTTCAGTGCCAGGCTGCTGTATGAGGACCTCACATCAGCTCTTCCCACGGATGTCACTGTGACAAGGCCAGGTAGGAGGGACGATGCCGCGCTGAAGAAACGGCACATTCTAGTTGAAGCAAACGGAGTGGAGTGTGTGGGGTCACATCAAGCAGACCACTTAGAGCCCTCTATTCAGTACTGGAAGCTTACCAGTTACAAGGAAAAATGTGTTTCAGCAGGTTTTCCTCTTTGTAAATGTTAAATATCACTatccctttcctttcccagatCAGCCAGAATGCTTTCATCTTACAATTAATTTTCACAGGCATGTGCTCCCCGCCCCAAGCTAGAAAACTAAGGCTGAGCCCTGGGATTGTCTGTGATAAAGTTAGCATACACTTAGCCCTAGGGCATATTCTGTAGGTGGCAGCTTGTCAGGCTGCCCGGGAGACTTTGGTTTCCTCTTGCCCTCACAGACCATAGTAATCTGACATGGTCAGTAATTAAGGGGGCTAGGGGTGGGCAGTATTCTGATGATGCCACAAGTTGCACACCCATAGGTTTTAAGTTGTTCTAGTCTCTGTCTATATTTTTCTAAGTTCCTGTGCTCAGAATTGTTCTGTTGAGGTATCCTCTCTAGAGCTATAAACAAAACCTAAGACGTCAATGGGTCCAGAAGAGCGGCAGTCTGGGTTCTGACTCCCTGGTTGGATTAATGGGCTTGACAGAATCTCTTTGTTTAGGTGTGGAAGCGTCATCCCCTCGCTGGGAAGAGCACAGAGCATCCCATGAAATGCTCTTCCGTACCAAGCCCCTGCACCAGGTGTTTGCCTCATTTtccaaagaaactgaaaagctggATTTGAGCCTGGTCTCCTGAAAAACTGTTTCTCTATTTGGAACACATATGAAGTGAATACACTTGCGCTGCCTGCAGTCCAGAACCTGTCAGCAAAAGCTGTTGGGAGAGCACATGCCTGAAGACCACCATGAGAACAGATACCCACGTCATGGGAATGACAAGGAGCCTATCTGCAGACATAGACAAGTCCCTGTGTGTAGGCACTGGGCAAGTTAAGGACAGTTCTCTGTGACTGCTTGTTCACCTTGTACAGTGCTCCAGAATGTCTCTTCCTCCTAGAAGTGCCGGTGTTGATTTGATCGTATGTATATATTCTTGCTGAAAATCAGCTAAAATGGGGGTAATTGAAGACACTTTGTGTGCATTTCTAGCTCTTGCGGGAACTATAAATCTATAATAGGGCTTGTAATTAAGAAGGGAGAGTATCTTTTAGACTTTGGTTTGGAGCAGCATGTTCTAGGCCACTCTTTGATGGGAAACAGTATTTTTATACTTGGGGGTTCTATGTATTTAATATTGTTTACTATAACAATTCAGCAGAGAATGGAATGCATGATGTCACTTTAAGGAAACATTGTTGGAAATCGGCACATAGATCAGGGGAGGCTCCCCTGTCATGTCTCACTCCTGCAAGCTCCaggcatggctgtcctcttcCCATTTCCTAGACACTTTTAGTGCCTTTTCTCTTTAACCATTGGTCTGTGGTGTGCAACAGGTATTATTCCTTGGCTTAGGGCTTCTTGACATCTTTAGGCCTGTGTGCTAGGCAGGTTCTCCCATTACAATTCCTGCCCTTCCTCTGCTCTTCCCAGAAAGCATCTTTACTCCACAGGCCCAGCACCTGGGCTTCAGTCTAAGTTAGCTGCTTCCTAGAAATCTCCATGTGTGGGAGCTCCAGCAAACTTCAGGAAGAGAGCATGAAAGCTTAGCCAGGGTCCCCCTAACTGAGGTTTGGAACAAAAGGTTCATGGTGCGTGACGAGAAGTCTGTGTCACAGTAACAGAATTGCCACAACAGTCCTCAAGTTGAGTAAAGCTTTTAATAAAACAGTCCTGTTCTGTATCCACACCTGCAGATTCTCTGTTAAAGCGGCAGCAAAGGCGACTGTAGCAAGAGCTCAGAAGACAAGGCAATATTGGAAAGTTGTTTTTTGAACaggttaaaaatataaatgtagaagatctgtttatatatttttctttcagaaataacCCCCCTTCCCAACCAGGTGAAAGGAAATATTGCACTTTCTGCTCTCGTGACTAAGGTGACACGGGGGTTCCAGAAGAACCTTTCAAGATTATCAGGAACATCAGGGTAAGGGCCATTGACCTAACCAGACAGGAGGGAGCAGCCAGGCGCAGAGCCTTCATGGCCCTGAGCCCAGCACATGCTCCCCGCCCCACAGCACAGGCAGCTTCATTGCCGCTGCTGGCACCCTGCTCACAGTGGCCATGGCCTCTCTAGGGGTGAAGGGCTGAGCTGGAACAAAGGCTCTGGAAAGACTGCTCCAGTGCTATGCCTAAGACCCCTGCTTTGGGGAAGCTACAGGCACACTGAGGAGTAGGATTAGCCACCCTCAGAGCTCACGTCCACACAGGAAGGCTGGAGGAAATCTGAAACCTAAAGTCTATGGGAATGTGCACTTCAACAGTTGGGAACACCAGGACCTGGTCACTGGCCCTTTCCCAAAGCTTTTCTCTGCTTCCAAAAAAACTCCCTTCCAATGTGGACCACTGTGGAGCCAGAGGCCATTCAGGGGTTGTCCACCACTTGGTGGGGCAGTGTAACAGAGGAGCCATTGGGGAAGGCAGCCGGCCTGTCCCGCCCCTTCAGGAAAAAGGTCAGAAGCTCTCCTTTGCCTTTCACAAAGATGGGACCTCGCCTCACAAAGCGGAAGCCATACTCTCGAAGGATGATCTGCGTCTCCTCTACCACCTGCACatggagaacagagacagagttaGAGAAGACGAAGCCAAGACGGTGGGGTAGAGGAGCTTCTGGACAGCTCCAGTAGTAGCAGTATGTAGACACAGTGTGTAgtgcttcctcccagccccacatGGGGGAGAACCAGACAGCCACTCAGGCAGCAGACTACCATTTCATGGCACTGATACAGGTCCAAGTGGTTTGGTTGTTAACGTTGTACCAAACTGAGGCTTTTTTCACCCAAACCTGAATCTTAAATGTTTTGAATGGACCaaagcctttttttctctctagctAAGGTTCTAGTGGCCTCAATACGTGTTTCCTTGGCCCTGTGGCACTGCCAACATTGACTTAAGACCCACAGGCAGGAGCCAGTAATATATGGCAAAGCACCAGGCTTCTACTTTTGCTGCACTCCCCGCGTTCAAACACATGCTCAGTTCTAGTGCTCAACATACCTGGATGTTGCCCATGACCCCTGTGGACTCCATCCTGCTGGCCACATTGACCGTGTTGCCCCAGATGTCATAGTGTGGTTTCCGGGCTCCAATGACTCCAGCCAGAACGCCTCCTTTGTTCATGCCTAGGGTAGAGGGAGTGGAGCATGGCCACAAGCCAAGCTTGCATTAGCTTGCAGAAGCTACCAATTTCTCTTTCATAGATGATCATCTGACCCCCACCCACAAGGCTGCTGATAGGAACGCctgtgttcctttttaaaaattccttcacAGTTGTCTCTCAGGACTGGAGTGGCCAGCTTCAATGTGACCTTCCTAATACTTCAAAGTCCTGTAAATTTGCCCAGAAGTGGTGAGGCCATTCCTCAGACGAGTACCTCGGGAGAGTCAAATGCAGAAAGGAGTCTGAACTGCCATTGGAAACAGTGGGGATGGATCTACCTTTATACTGTTTCATTACTATAGATGACATGTGGTCACCTCAAAGAGAGTAAAACCAAAGGTCACCTGGCTCCCCTACCAAACTGCCTTCACCTTGTAAGCCTCTGTTCTGCCGAGCTCCCCAGCACTGGCGGTGCCTTTACCTATGCGCAACATGAAGTTGTTGAATGACTGGTTGTTGATGTTTGTGAGCGTGTCCTTCATGGCTAATGCAAAGTCTGCCAGGTCAGCCAGGTGCTGCCAGCGCTCCTTGTCTGACTTCTCCTCCTGTGTGGAAGCGTGATGACACTATCAGAACCAACAGGCCATGACCATAACGACTAGGCATACTAGGCATAGTGGCAACAGTATGGACCCAAGGTAGCAAGCTGctaacatcctttttttttttcttcccccaaaaAGAATTAGCAATCTCTTTAGGGCCAGCATGTCACCACTGCAGAATTCATGCATCTGTCCAGGggaaggagaccctgtctcagctgCATCCTGTGTGCCATGTGACTGAGCACAAGGCAGAGCTCTCGTTGCTCTGTTTGAGTCTGGCCCTTGCTTGGTTCCTCGAGGTTGTATGCACTTGGTGAGCACCTTCTGCTTGCTTTACGTAGCCTCAGTTCAGAAAGGGCGGTGTAAAGGAAAGCTAGATGACGGCTGAAGAGCCGGGCTTGCTTGTGATTCTCCATCAGAGAATCACACAGCAGGCTCCACAGGTCTCTCTGAGCTCAGTGAAAAGGCCAGTGGGCAGCAGCCGGGAGTTTCCCCTGCTCCAGAACTGACAGTTCCTCAACGCTGTGGGGGCCCTTTGCACAAGGATCTTCATTAACTTTTCATCTGATTCTCGTTTCCCATGGGCTGAGGCTGCCTGTCTCTTACCCTTCCGGGCAGGGCTGCCTCTCTAGCTACTGGGTTACCTTGCTAGTTCCAGAGTTACCTTGCTGGAGCTCGTAAAGCCATTGGTATTGACATCTGGTGTGACTCCTGAagctgccatataggtgctgCCAATGGTTTTGATCTTGGTGATGACCCGGAATTTGGGATTGTCCAGGAGCTGAGGACAGAATT contains:
- the Cenpo gene encoding centromere protein O isoform X4 — its product is MESASTLFPGRECKGGVLAHLERLEAQTTRLNRKSEEPTVREKESSLRTKIRELQQQRDKLRAEVKQRRARVEESSAKEDPSQTVISEQEDLERQWRNVKAILQAYRFTGLSGKLTSRGVCVSISTAFEGSLLESYFVDLAIEKPVRIHHHSIPAFIPLEKIATAHLQTDIQRFLFSLWEYLNAYAGRKYQADQLESDFCAFLTGPLQRYAPCNMLSFTYKVEHGHQIFSFSARLLYEDLTSALPTDVTVTRPGVEASSPRWEEHRASHEMLFRTKPLHQVFASFSKETEKLDLSLVS
- the Cenpo gene encoding centromere protein O isoform X3, with the protein product MESASTLFPGRECKGGVLAHLERLEAQTTRLNRKSEEPTVREKESSLRTKIRELQQQRDKLRAEVKQRRARVSRKVEESSAKEDPSQTVISEQEDLERQWRNVKAILQAYRFTGLSGKLTSRGVCVSISTAFEGSLLESYFVDLAIEKPVRIHHHSIPAFIPLEKIATAHLQTDIQRFLFSLWEYLNAYAGRKYQADQLESDFCAFLTGPLQRYAPCNMLSFTYKVEHGHQIFSFSARLLYEDLTSALPTDVTVTRPGVEASSPRWEEHRASHEMLFRTKPLHQVFASFSKETEKLDLSLVS